The Chitinophagaceae bacterium nucleotide sequence AAGACAAGATATAAAATTAAAGGCCACCTTCGCCAAGGCTACTATGATTATTAATGAGAAGAGGAAGAGATAAAGGCCGCCTTCGCCTAGGCTACTATCTTTATTAATTCGAAGAAGAGGTAAAGGCCGCCTTCGCCAAGGCTACGGCGGCCGATGGTGGAGCTGAGGGGAATCGAACCCCTGTCCAAACATATTCTCCAAAAGCTTTCTACATGCTTATTTCATGATTGATTGTCGGCGTACTGCAGGACATGAACATACCAACAGTACACTTAGCTGAATAGTCTTTTGCAACAGTCACAGCCTTCGGTTACAGCAACCTGTTTTGTTTTTGAGTCGGCGGCGGAACTTGGTAACAGATCAACCTGTTCGGCGGCCCTAATGACTACTTAATCACTGATTAAGCGGCCATGGCATACTGTGTATTGCCATTTGAGTTTTTGAGTATTCAGATTAAAGTGCTAATTATTCAACGCACTGCATGCTTACACATTCAAAGATCTACGCTGTCAAAGCCAGGCAGCCCCATTTATTCTGCCAGTGTCCTATAAAAGACCGACTGCGAAAATACAGCTATTTCAATTTGCAAAAGCAAAAGAAAAGTTGTTATTAAGCCTCTCACAAAAAACTGAACAGCCAGCACTCATCTTTCTTAGTTTTACAGCATGGCAGAAAAAATCAGTCCGGATACATTTTATAAACAACAGATAGATGGCTTAACGCTTATATTAAATCAATTAATGAAAAACAGACAGTTACTTGGCTGGCTGCGGCTTTTAATTTTAGCAGCTACTGTTTTAATAATATGGTTTCTGAGGTCATACGGTCTGCCGGTTTCTGCTGTGCTTTTTTTTATTGGGCTTGGTTTCTTTCTATTTACCGTTAAAAAAGATCTGGCTAACAAAGCCGCCATCAATCATCACAAACGGTTGATATCAATCAATGAACAGGAACTGCTTTACCTGCAACACAAGTTTATTCATCAAAAAGATGGCAGCGAATTTTACAAAGATGAACATCCGTATGCAGGTGATCTTGATATTTTCGGAAGGGCTTCTGTTTATCAATATATCAACAGAACAAATTCACAGCAGGGTAATCAACGGCTTGCAGACTGGCTCTCAGAACCTGCAATCGCTGAAACAATTCTTGCCAGGCAAAAAGCTGTACAGGAATTATGCACTAAAAGCAACTGGCGGCATGAGTTACAGGCACATGGAATGTCATCAGCAATAACCATTACTACCGAAAAGAAAATGGAAGACTGGCTAAAAGAAGACAATCAATTCATTCATAAAGAAATATGGCATGTCATCCGTTACACTGTTCCGGTTGCTGCACTTACAACACTTACCTGCTTTCTGTTTGATGTAATCAGTTATCAGCTTTTCCTGCAGGCAGCCCTGGTATTTACAATCATTGCGTTTGCTATTACACGGATCATTATTCCGTTATACCGCAAGCTCAATAAGATTACAGAAGAAATGGAAACTCTTTCTAACAGTATTGCCTGTATTGAGCAGGCTGATTTCAAAGATCCTTTGCTGCTTGAATTAAAACAACAGTTTCATACCGGTAAACAAAAAGCTTCACTTCAAATATTTCAACTGAAACAAATTTTCAATCGTTTCGATTACCGCCTCAACCCGGTTGTATTTATTCCACTGAATATATTTCTGCTGTGGGATTTACAACAGATGCTGCAACTGGAAAACTGGAAACAAAAAAACAATCAGCAGATTGGCAAATGGTTTTACGCATTGGCTGAGCTTGAGGCATTGAGCAGCCTTGGCACATTGGCTTTCAATCATCCGCATTGGTGTTTTCCGGAATTAAAAAATGATGAGCCTGTATTTACTGCAACAGGTTTTGGTCATCCGTTGATTGAAGAACAGAAATCTGTAGTAAATGATTTTTCTACAATCGGTAAAGAGCAGATCAATCTTATCACTGGTTCTAATATGGCAGGAAAAAGCACTTTCCTCAGAAGCATCGGTGTAAATATGGTATTGGCCGCAATGGGTGCACCCGTTTGTGCAAATACTTTAACCTTTTCTCCATTGAAGATTATGAGCAGCATGCGTATAAAGGATAACCTGGAAGAAAGCACTTCTACTTTTTATGCAGAACTGAAGAAACTGAAACAGATCATTGATGCAGTGAATAAGAATGAACCTGTATTTATTTTACTGGATGAAATTTTGCGTGGCACAAATTCACACGACAGGCACACCGGTTCCAGGGCATTAATTAAACAACTACTGCATCACAAAGCCACCGGTATTCTTGCTACACATGATCTGGAACTGGCCAATCTTGAAAAAGAATTTCCAACAGGCATACATAATTATCATTTTGATGTACAGGTGAATGCCGATGAATTATACTTCGATTATAAATTAAAAAGAGGCATCTGCCAAAGCATGAATGCCTCTATCTTAATGAAGAAGATTGGTATAGAATTATAAGTTATTTATTCCAGCCAAAAAGATCATTCCCGTTTGCATAAATCAACAGGCTGAATAAAATGATCATCCCTGCAATCTGCGCATACTCCAGGAACTTTTCATTTGGCTTACGTCCTGTGATCATTTCAATGATTGTAAATAATACATGCCCGCCATCTAATGCAGGAATTGGTAACAGGTTCATGAAAGCAAGAATAATACTGAATAATGCAGTGATGTTCCAGAAGCTTTCCCAATCCCAGACAGACGGAAAGATAGAGCCCATTGATTTAAAGCCACCAATACCTTTATATGCACCTGTTTCAGGATTCAAAATCAAACGGAATTGATCAATATAAAACCCTAATTTTTCAAAAGTCTTTTTTACACCTGCAGGAAATGATTCAAAGAATCCATATTTTTTATGCTCAATTTTTATAACTCCTAAAGCGGCGTACTGCTCCTGCATTAAATATGGAATTCCCACTCTGCCATCTTTATCAACCTTTGTAGTTAATTTCAATGTATCCGTATTCCGCACTACTGTAAGTTCTGAAGTTGCATCTTTCTTCTTTTGCAATAAAGCAGACATTTCATCATAAAAAGAAACCGGAGATCCGTCAATCGCTACAATTCTGTCATTCTCTTTTAATCCGGCTTGTTTACCGTATAAGGTATCTTTCTTATCATATGCTCCAACAATGGAAGGTATCCTGTAAGAAAGCAGGCCACGTCTTCTTTTGCTTTCAATCAGTTGCTCAACCAGGTTCACCGGAATATTGATTTCTTTTTTTTCACCTTTACGTTCTACAACGATTGTTTTTCCTGTGATGATTTTTGCATTCAGATCAGCGAAATATGGAACATCTTTCCCGTTAACCTGTAATATTTTATCTCCATTCTCCAAACCAATTTCGTTCATCAGTTTATCCTGTGCCCAAATACCATCTTTTACACTGTTCATCGGAACTTTTTCTTCACCCCACACAAACAGGATCATTGCATATATAATAAAGGCGAGTAAAACATTCACTGTAACACCGGCAATCATAATAATTAAACGTTGCCAGGCAGGTTTGCTGCGAAATTCCCAAGGTTGTGGCGGAAGTTTCATGGCTTCTTTATCCATGCTTTCATCAATCATACCGGAAATTTTTACATAGCCGCCAAGAGGCAGCCAGCCGATACCATATTCTGTATCACCTACTTTCTTTTTAAAAATGGAAAACCAGGGATCAAAAAATAAATAGAATTTTTCCACACGGCATTTAAACCACTTGGCAGTAATATAATGCCCAAACTCATGAAAAATTATTAAGATGGAAAGCGACAATAATAATTGTGCTGCTTTAACTCCAAAATCGGCCCAGTTAATTGCTAATAACATAGATGAATAGTTAATCGTTGTTTTTCATTTTTTGATACGGAATCTGCAAATATCGCAGAAAAAGTGAAGTTGGTACCCAAATTTTTATTAAAGTTGAATGAGGGAAGCTGTGTAATTTCTTGCTTCTGCATCACTTTCATAATATTCTTCGAGTGTTGGCTTTTCAATAAAAGCAACCTGATGCATTGTTTTTTCAATAATATCGGTCATATCTAAAAATCCAACCCTGTTTCGTAAAAAAAGCCCATACCGCAATTTCATTGGCTGCATTCATAATACAGGGCATGTTACCACCTTTATTTAATGCTTCAATGGCGAGCGCCAGGTTTCGGAATGTTTTAAGGTCGGGCTCTTCAAAGTTGAGAGTGCTTATTTTTTTAAAATTGCAACGGGGAAATTGATTGGGAATACGTTGCGGAAATGCCATTGCATACTGAATGGGCAGTTTCATATCGGGTAAACCCATTTGTGCTTTAATGCTTCCATCTTCAAACTGCACCATACTGTGAATAATGCTTTGCGGATGAATAACTACCTGTACCTGGTCGGGTGAAAGATTAAACAACCACTTTGCTTCAATCATTTCCAAACCCTTGTTCATGAGTGTTGCTGAGTCAATGGTGATTTTAGCACCCATGCTCCAGTTGGGATGCTGCAATGCATGATCCCTTTTTACATTCACTAAAAAATTGGGTTTTCTTCCTCGGAAAGGACCGCCACTTGCAGTAAGAATTATTTTTTCAATTTTATTTCTTGCTTCACCAACAAGACATTGAAAAATGGCAGAATGTTCACTGTCAACAGGAATAACCGGTACACGGTTTTCAACCGCTTTCTGCATGACTATATCGCCTGCAACAACCAGTGTTTCTTTATTGGCAAGAGCTACTGCTTTTTTATTTTCAATGGCTTTCAAGGTTGGTTTTAATCCCGCAAAACCAACGATCGCTGCCAGCATCATGTCATACGTATCAAACATCGCAACTTCTTCGAGAGATTGCTCACCTGTAAATACTTTTACATCAGTTGACGATAATGCCTGTTTAACCTTTTCGTATTTCTTTTCATCAACAATAACAACTGCATTGGGTTTAAATTGAAGTGCCTGTTTAATCAGTAACTCATCATTTGTATGAGCAGTGAGAATTTCCACTTCAAAAAGTTCCGGATTGGCATCAATCACTTCCAGCGCCTGTGTGCCGATAGAGCCAGTTGATCCAAAAATTGCAATGCGTTTCTTCATATGATCCCTGCTGTTGGAAAAATTATTGATGTTCGGCCCAGTTTATTAAGTCATCTGCAATTTTTCGGTCGTTGCTGAGACGAGGCACTTTATTTTGTCCGCCCAATTTACCAATACTTTTCATGTAATCGATAAATCCATTCTTTTTCACGGGTGTTATTTTCAAAGGGGTTAGAATATTGCCTGTTATTAAATCATCATAATAGATGTTTCTTTCACGCAGGTTATTATTCAGTTTCTGTGCAAACTCTTCAATATTGCCGGGTTTATGCTCAAACTCAATAAACCATTCATGATAGCTTTTCCCATTTCCCTGGTGAATCATTGGTGCAACTGTAAACTCAGTAATCTGCACTTTATCTTCTTTTGCAGCTTCCAGTAAACTGGTTTCTACTTCCTCCCCAATAACATGCTCACCAAAAGCTGAAATAAAATGTTTTGTTCTGCCTGTAACAACTATTCTGTATGGATCGGTTGAAACAAACTTAATGGTATCACCTAAATTATATCCCCAAAGACCAGCATTGCTGTTGATGATTAAAGCATAATTCTCTCCAACTTTTACATCTTTCAGCGAAAGTCTTGACGGATTTTCATTAAAAATTTCACCTGCAGGAACAAACTCAAAAAAGATCCCATCGTTCGTATTGAGCAACAATCCTTCAGCATCCTGCGAATCCTGGAAAGCGAAGAAACCTTCACTTGCAGGATAAAGTTCAATGCAATCTATTTTTCGTCCAATACTTTCAAACAGTTTGGATTTGTATGGTTCAAAATTTACGCCTCCCTGCACCATGACGCTGAAATTGGGGAAAATATCAGCAATTTTTTTGCCGGTACGGTTGGTTAACTCATCAAAATACATCTGCATCCATGGCGGTATGCCACTGATGAGGGTCATGTCCTGATTGATCGTTTCATCAACTATTTTCTCCAGTTTGGTTTCCCAGTCTTCGATACAATTGGTTTCATAAGAAGGCAGTTGGTTGGTGCGGAGATATTTTGGAATAAGATGATTTGAAATACCGCTTAAACGGCCTGTCGGAATATCACCCACCCTTTCCAGTTCGGGCGAGCCTGACAAAAAGATCAGTTTACCGTCAAAAAACGGGTATTCCCGGTTTCTGAAGCATAACAAAGGGCCGCATTACGAGCTGTACCGAAATGGTTGCCAACTGATTCCTTCGTAATTGGGATGTACTTTACCCCGCTTGTTGTACCTGAAGTCTTTGCGAAATAAAGGGGCCTGCCTTTCCATAAAACATTGTGCTTCCCCTCAATTATTTTGTCGATCCAGGGCCGCATTTGCTCATAGTCCCTGATTGGAACACAGTCTCTGAATTCATCATAGGTGCTTACCTTTTCTAAACCCAATGCCTTCCCGTAATCTGTATTTTTGCCTATTTTAAGCAATTGCTTCAGGATTTGATCCTGGTCACTTAGGGCCGTTGTTATATTTTTCTGAATCGACTTATAGATATATCCTGCAAATGGTTTTGCCAGGATTGACTTGATTTTCATACCAAACACCGCTTTTGAGCCCACAAATGTAGCTTTACAGCGTGAAACCATTCAGTTAAAATAGAGGCAATTTTTTGATTGAAACTTGTTTTAAAAACAATTTTATCCCTACCTTTGCAGCCCTAATATTGGAAAGTTATGTTTGCAGTAGTTAAAATAGCCGGTCAACAATTTAAAGTTTCAGAAGGTCAGAGCCTGTATGTTCCTCACATTGAAGGAAATGCCGGAGACAAAGTTGAGTTTTCTGATGTATTGTTTGTTGACACAGATGGTAAGATCAGCGTTGGAGCTGATACCAAAGTAATTGTGAAAGCCGAAATTCTTGCAGAAAAGAAAGGCAAAACAGTCATTGCGTTTAAAATGAAACGCCGTAAAGGTTTCCGTAAGAAAAAAGGACACCGTACTCTGTATACACAAATTAAAGTAACAGGAATTGCGTAAGAATTGGAAGAATTGATTCGTTCAATTTTCAAATTCTGATTATTCAAAAATTCAAATTCGAATAAAATGGCACATAAAAAAGGTGAAGGCAGTGTAAAGAATGGTCGTGATTCACAAAGCAAACGTCTTGGTGTGAAGATCTATGGTGGACAACCTGCAGCTTCCGGTAACATTATTATCCGCCAACGTGGAACCGTTTATCATCCCGGTAAAAATGTTGGTGTAGGCAGAGACTTTACAATCTTTGCATTAACTGACGGATTAGTTGAATTTAAGAAAGGAAAAGACAATAAAACATTCGTTTCGGTAGCTCCGGTTGAAGCAGGCGCATAGAATTTTTTTTTTATAAGAAAAAAATTTCTACATTTACGTTGTTATGTTTTTTTACTAATCATTAAATTCTAAAAAAATGGCAACAAAAAAAGAAAGCTGCTAAAAAAGCCGCTCCTAAAAAAGCCGCTAAAAAAGCTGCTCCAAAAAAAGCCGCTAAAAAAGCTGCTCCAAAAAAGAAAGCTGCTAAAAAAGCTGCTAAGAAGAAATAAGGTTCGAAAGAATCAAAAAGAACCCTCCAGTTTACTGGAGGGTTTTATTTTTCTTAAAGGTTTCTATTCTTACGTGTAACTCAATTATCCTTCCTCAGACTGAATAAGCTGTCAGCAAATTCATGTTTGTCAAATACCAGGAGGTCTTCCACTTTCTCTCCCACACCAATGAACTTTACTGGAATTTTAAACTGATGTGCTATTGCAAGAACTACTCCGCCCTTTGCTGTTCCATCTAATTTTGTAATCACTAAGCCAGTTACATCTGTTACCGCTGTAAATTGTTTTGCCTGCTCAATTGCGTTTTGTCCGGTTGATCCATCAAGCACCAGCAACACATCGTGTGGTGCCTCAGGAATTACTTTCTGTATTACTCTTTTGATCTTGCCCAACTCTTCCATTAAATGTGTTTTGGTATGAAGACGTCCGGCTGTATCAATAATCAGCACATCAATATCTTTTGCAACAGCACTACTTACTGCATCAAATGCAACAGAGGCAGGGTCGCTTCCCATTTCTCTTTTTACAATCGGCACACCGGCACGTTCACTCCAGATCGTTAACTGATCAACAGCTGCTGCACGGAATGTATCAGCTGCACCCAGCATTACCTTTTTACCTGCCTGTGTAAAATGATGTGCAAGCTTTCCGATAGTTGTTGTTTTTCCAACACCGTTTACACCAACAATCATAATTACAAAAGGTCGTTTTCCTGCGGGCAAATCAAAGTTTGAATAAGTTGTGTCGGCAGGTGCATCAATCAGGATGTTTTCAATTTCCTGCTGCAGTATTGAATTGAGTTCGCTGGTATTAATAAATTTATCCCTTGCAACCCTTGCTTCAATCCGTTCAATGATTTCAACAGTTGTTTCAATACCCACATCTGCACTCACCAACGCCTCTTCCAGGTTATCCAGCACATCTGCGTCAACCGTACTCTTTCCTGCAACAGCCCTTGCTATTTTACCTAAAAAGCCTTCCTTAGTTTTTTCCAAACCCTGGTCAAGACTTTCTTTTTCCTTTTTACCAAACAGCTTTCCAAAAAATCCCATTGCTTCGTTTTTTTCTTTACAATATTACAATGATACCGGTAATGTATAAAAACAACAAAGCCGTTCCACATTTTCGTTTGGAACAGCTTTGAATATACTGATCAGGTATAAGTTATTTTTGAGCGAGGAAATCTTTCACTTTCTCTTTATGCACAATTGCTTCTTTGAAAGTGTAAGCACCTGATTTAGGACTGCGTACAGCCTTAATTACTTTACTCCAGTTCTTTGCTTCTGCTGCGGCTTTCTGATCTTTTGTCTTAATCGCCGTTTTTGCTGCTTTTGCCATTTTACAAAATCATTTAAACATTACGTGAATGCGACACAGGGATTACTTAATCTCTTTGTGTACAGTTACTTTCTTGAGGATTGGGTTGAACTTTTTCAACTCCATACGCTCAGGTGTGTTCTTTTTATTCTTTGTGGTAATATAACGGCTTGTACCAGCTTTACCCGAAGTCTTATGCTCTGTACACTCCAAAATTACCTGAACACGGTTACCTTTCTTTGCCATTGTAGCTCGATTTAGATATTCTTATTAAATATGTTCTCCTCTTGCTCTTAATTCCTTCACCACATTGTACAATCCTCTTTTGTTGATTGTACGGATTGCTTCAGTAGATACTTTGAGCGTAACCCATTTATCTTCTTCAGCCAGGAAAAAACGCTTGGTTTGCAGGTTAGGCAAAAAGCGGCGTTTGGTTTTAATATTTGAATGAGATACCTTATTTCCACCTATCGGCACCTTTCCTGTAAGCTGACATACTCTTGCCATGATACAAATTTTTTGGACGGCAAAGGTAGGAGAATTCGGCTTAAATTCTGAAATATAATCGCATTTTATTTCAACTTTTCTGAGTCTCTTCTTTCCACTGTGCAAAAATCTGACTTAATTCCATAGGTTTGCCCATAAAATCAAGAATTTCATGGCAGATCACTCTGTAACTACCCGTTTTATTGGCGGAATGACTTTTCACAGTCAACTCGATAATCACACAATTATTATTGATACCCCCGAAAATGACGGAGGAAACGACCTCGGACCCCGCCCCAAAAAGCTGATGTTGTCCTCACTGGCAGGTTGTACCGGGATTGATGTGGTATCCATGCTTAACAAAATGAGGGTTGTTTTCAGTGATTTCAGTATGGACGTTGACGCTAATCTGACTAAAGAAACCCCGAAAACATATAATTGGGTAAAGATTACCTACCGTATCAAAGTAAAAGAAGAAGACCAGGATAAGGTTAGAAGGGCAGTAAAGATGTCAGAAGAACAGTATTGTGGCGTAAGTGCCATGTTTGAAAAATTCGCTGAGCTGGAATATGAGATTGTTTTCCTTTAATTCTCAAGTCTGAACAATTTATCTGTTGTTGAACAAAGGGCTTCCTTATTTTTGTCGCCATGGCAAAAGCAGGATCAGATACCCCTTTAATGCAGCAGCACAAGGCTATAAAAGCAAAGTACCCTGATGCGATCTTATTATTCAGGGTGGGTGATTTTTATGAAACATTCGGTGAAGATGCAATCCTCACTTCACAAATTCTTGGCATTACTCTTACCAAACGAAATAACGGTTCTGTCAACAGCAATGAATTGGCAGGTTTTCCGCACCATGCTTTAGATACATACTTACATAAATTGGTAAAAGCCGGTCATCGAGTTGCTATTTGCGATCAATTAGAAGATCCCAAACTGGCAAAAGGAATTGTAAAACGTGGTGTAACAGAATTGCTTTCTCCCGGCACTGCCACCAATGATAAACTGCTTGAACATAATTCAAATAATTTCCTGGCAGCTGTGCATGAACAGAACGATCAATACGGACTTGCATTCACCGATATCAGCACAGGTGAGTTTTTTGTGGCAGAAGGGAATAAAGAATATGCTGATAAATTATTGCAAAGTTTAAAACCTGCTGAAGTTGTATTTCAACGCAACAAACAAAAACAGTTCAAAGAAAATTTCGGAACAAAGTTTTATACTTATCATTTAGAAGAATGGATCTTCACAGAAGCTTATGCAACGGAATTATTGCTGAGGCATTTTCAAACACATTCACTCAAAGGATTCGGAGTTGAATCGTTAACATTAGGCACTATTGCAGCAGGTGCAATCCTTCACTATTTAAGAGATACAGAACACCCCAACCTCAATCATCTTACTTCTATTCAGCGATTGGATGAAGCAGATTATTTATGGATGGATCGTTTTACCATCCGCAACCTTGAATTACTTGGAAGCAATGCAGATGGAGGTAATTCCTTACTAAAAGTTCTTGACAATACTGTTTCACCAATGGGTGCAAGGTTGATGAGAAGATGGATGGTGTTGCCCTTAAAAGATATTGAACGAATCAATGAACGGTTAGATGCAGTGCAATCAATCATCCTTGAACCGGAGTTGAGAAAGCAACTGCAATCATTGATCAAACAATGCGGTGATGTGGAACGGTTGGTCGCCAAACTTCCATTAAAGAAAATCAATCCAAGAGAAATTTTACATCTGGCAAAGGGTCTGGGTTTTGCTGAAAAAATAAAAGAACAGTGCAACACTTCATCCAATAATTATCTGAAACGCTTAAGCGACACCATCAACCCAAGTCATTATATTGCTGATAAGATCATCAATGAAATTGTAGACAATCCACCTGTAATGGTGAGCAAAGGTGATGTGATAAAAGATGGCATCAATAAGGAGTTGGATGATCTGCGCCGCATTGCACATCACAGCAAAGAATTTTTACTTGAAATTCAGCAAAGGGAAAGTGAAGCAACAGGAATCCCATCGCTTAAAATTTCTTTCAACAATGTGTTTGGTTATTATTTAGAAGTAACCAATACACATAAGCATAAAGTACCTGTTGAATGGACCAGGAAGCAAACGCTTGCGAATGCGGAGCGTTATATTACTCCGGAATTAAAGGAGTATGAAGAGAAAATTATTGGTGCTGAAGAAAAGATATTAAAAATAGAAACAGAGCTGTTTGAAAAAATATTAATTGAACTGCAGGAATATATCGGACCAATTCAAACAAACGGACAGGTGATGGCAATACTTGATTGCATCTGCTGCTTTGCAGAAAATGCATTGCAGTTCAAATATGTTCGTCCGCAGATGCATGATGCACCTGAACTTGAATTAAAAGACAGCCGTCATCCTGTGATTGAACGTCATCTCCTGCCGGTGAACCATATATTGCCAATGATCTTTTGTTAGATAAAGAAGAACAGCAGATCATTATTCTCACAGGTCCAAACATGAGTGGTAAGAGTGCATTGCTTCGTCAAACCGGGTTGATTGTACTGATGGCACATATGGGAAGTTTTGTCCCTGCATCGGCCGCAAAAATTCCATTAACTGATAAAATATTTACAAGAGTTGGAGCAAGTGATAATTTAAGCGGCGGCGAAAGTACATTCATGGTGGAAATGAATGAAACAGCAAGCATAATCAATAATCTTTCTAATCGAAGTTTGATTTTGCTGGATGAAATTGGCAGGGGCACTTCAACCTACGATGGTATTTCCATTGCCTGGAGTATTGCTGAGTTTTTACACCAGTCAGCACATCAGCCAAAAACATTGTTTGCAACACACTATCATGAGTTAAATGAGCTGGAAGAAAAATTTCCACGCATTAAAAACTATCATATCACCAATAAAGAAGTAGGGAATAAAATTATTTTCTTACGCAAACTTGCACCGGGAGGAAGTGTACACAGCTTTGGAATTCATGTGGCAAAAATGGCAGGTATGCCGGTTTCATTAATTCAGCGAGCCAATGAAATTTTAAAACAGCTGGAAGATCAGCGCAGCAGTGGTGATATTAAAGATCATCTCCGGAGCATGCCTACCCAAAAAGTACAACTCAATATTTTTGATGTGCATTCACAAACATTTGATGAAATCAGAACCATTCTTGAAGGATTAGATATCAACCGCCTCACTCCTGTTGAAGCATTACTGAAGCTGCAGGAAATAAAACAACGGTTACATTAATAGAAAAAGTCCCGCTTTTAAGCGGGACTTTTCATCCAGGGAGGCTGAAGGGTTTCGAACCCTCGACCCTCAGAACCACAATCTGATGCTCTAACCAACTGAGCTACAGCCTCCGTATCCGGCGGCAAAAA carries:
- the rseP gene encoding RIP metalloprotease RseP, translating into MLLAINWADFGVKAAQLLLSLSILIIFHEFGHYITAKWFKCRVEKFYLFFDPWFSIFKKKVGDTEYGIGWLPLGGYVKISGMIDESMDKEAMKLPPQPWEFRSKPAWQRLIIMIAGVTVNVLLAFIIYAMILFVWGEEKVPMNSVKDGIWAQDKLMNEIGLENGDKILQVNGKDVPYFADLNAKIITGKTIVVERKGEKKEINIPVNLVEQLIESKRRRGLLSYRIPSIVGAYDKKDTLYGKQAGLKENDRIVAIDGSPVSFYDEMSALLQKKKDATSELTVVRNTDTLKLTTKVDKDGRVGIPYLMQEQYAALGVIKIEHKKYGFFESFPAGVKKTFEKLGFYIDQFRLILNPETGAYKGIGGFKSMGSIFPSVWDWESFWNITALFSIILAFMNLLPIPALDGGHVLFTIIEMITGRKPNEKFLEYAQIAGMIILFSLLIYANGNDLFGWNK
- the rplU gene encoding 50S ribosomal protein L21 yields the protein MFAVVKIAGQQFKVSEGQSLYVPHIEGNAGDKVEFSDVLFVDTDGKISVGADTKVIVKAEILAEKKGKTVIAFKMKRRKGFRKKKGHRTLYTQIKVTGIA
- the rpmA gene encoding 50S ribosomal protein L27, translating into MAHKKGEGSVKNGRDSQSKRLGVKIYGGQPAASGNIIIRQRGTVYHPGKNVGVGRDFTIFALTDGLVEFKKGKDNKTFVSVAPVEAGA
- the ftsY gene encoding signal recognition particle-docking protein FtsY, coding for MGFFGKLFGKKEKESLDQGLEKTKEGFLGKIARAVAGKSTVDADVLDNLEEALVSADVGIETTVEIIERIEARVARDKFINTSELNSILQQEIENILIDAPADTTYSNFDLPAGKRPFVIMIVGVNGVGKTTTIGKLAHHFTQAGKKVMLGAADTFRAAAVDQLTIWSERAGVPIVKREMGSDPASVAFDAVSSAVAKDIDVLIIDTAGRLHTKTHLMEELGKIKRVIQKVIPEAPHDVLLVLDGSTGQNAIEQAKQFTAVTDVTGLVITKLDGTAKGGVVLAIAHQFKIPVKFIGVGEKVEDLLVFDKHEFADSLFSLRKDN
- a CDS encoding DUF4295 family protein, translated to MAKAAKTAIKTKDQKAAAEAKNWSKVIKAVRSPKSGAYTFKEAIVHKEKVKDFLAQK
- the rpmG gene encoding 50S ribosomal protein L33 — its product is MAKKGNRVQVILECTEHKTSGKAGTSRYITTKNKKNTPERMELKKFNPILKKVTVHKEIK
- the rpmB gene encoding 50S ribosomal protein L28 yields the protein MARVCQLTGKVPIGGNKVSHSNIKTKRRFLPNLQTKRFFLAEEDKWVTLKVSTEAIRTINKRGLYNVVKELRARGEHI
- a CDS encoding OsmC family protein yields the protein MADHSVTTRFIGGMTFHSQLDNHTIIIDTPENDGGNDLGPRPKKLMLSSLAGCTGIDVVSMLNKMRVVFSDFSMDVDANLTKETPKTYNWVKITYRIKVKEEDQDKVRRAVKMSEEQYCGVSAMFEKFAELEYEIVFL